One genomic region from Fibrobacter sp. encodes:
- a CDS encoding DUF4416 family protein, producing MGAIREPAKVKIIVGILAKDTQAVEAVRETLRQKFGEEDLNLSPFPFTFTNYYIDEIGAAPVRAFFSYEQLVDRTDIVDIKLWTNDVELAIAEATGTPGLRPVNLDPGYMTLGQFFLATTKDQRQRVYMQRGIFVEPTLYFQDGHFHAFDWTYRDYQSETYIKYLEQVRARLAYQHSTGRPYGKRCEVRGSKREI from the coding sequence ATGGGCGCCATCAGGGAACCAGCCAAGGTTAAAATCATTGTCGGAATCCTGGCCAAGGACACCCAGGCTGTAGAAGCCGTACGAGAAACCCTTCGCCAAAAGTTCGGAGAAGAGGATCTAAACCTATCCCCCTTCCCCTTCACATTCACCAACTACTATATCGACGAAATCGGAGCAGCCCCTGTGCGAGCTTTTTTCAGTTACGAACAGCTGGTGGACCGTACTGACATTGTAGATATCAAGCTCTGGACCAACGACGTAGAACTCGCCATCGCCGAAGCAACAGGAACACCAGGACTTCGCCCAGTCAACCTGGACCCGGGTTACATGACCCTGGGGCAGTTCTTCCTAGCAACAACCAAGGACCAGCGCCAACGCGTGTACATGCAGCGGGGCATTTTTGTGGAGCCCACCCTGTACTTCCAGGACGGGCATTTCCATGCCTTCGACTGGACTTATCGCGATTACCAGAGCGAGACTTACATCAAGTATCTTGAACAGGTCCGAGCAAGACTTGCTTATCAGCATTCCACGGGCCGCCCCTACGGGAAAAGGTGCGAGGTTCGAGGCTCCAAGCGCGAGATTTAA
- a CDS encoding DMT family protein: MRAGIFTVLLLCCSNVFMTFAWYGNLKLKEMHISTDWPLILVILASWGLALLEYCFMIPANSIGSKINGGPFSLMQLKIIQEAISLTVFTTIAVTVFHTETLQWNHIVAFLLIIAAVFFAFLK; encoded by the coding sequence ATGCGCGCCGGAATTTTTACTGTTTTACTTCTCTGCTGTTCCAATGTCTTTATGACCTTCGCCTGGTACGGCAACCTTAAGCTCAAGGAAATGCACATCAGCACCGACTGGCCCTTGATTCTTGTCATCCTCGCCTCCTGGGGGCTGGCTCTTTTGGAATACTGCTTCATGATTCCCGCCAACTCCATCGGCAGCAAAATCAACGGCGGCCCCTTTAGCCTGATGCAGCTGAAAATCATCCAGGAAGCCATTTCCCTGACCGTTTTCACCACCATTGCCGTAACGGTTTTTCATACCGAGACTTTGCAATGGAACCACATCGTGGCATTCCTGCTGATTATCGCAGCCGTCTTTTTTGCATTTCTCAAATAG